From Triticum aestivum cultivar Chinese Spring chromosome 4A, IWGSC CS RefSeq v2.1, whole genome shotgun sequence, a single genomic window includes:
- the LOC123082790 gene encoding uncharacterized protein — protein MRIRRSASRLLGSTAAAAASSCPKPEPPRFELPRLEPPPPPPPAPANESGAGSVGPKTSSCGEPCCELSRSPWDLMAHLDLSDPQVEKLFVETCFMSVSWRGSWLFPSSITMPTGSIKEEDLAVDMVDGVILKLHKAAEKMESMKNQSKHKTNKGLKVKKGAWTCRKNDGKRWCCRRPVSEPNSYCSYHSDQKLPVGGKPRRKRTDIDLGEGFYYYAGFGPGTKRRRTSSSDSVPEPPLRAEPLKEEAPDEMQLDFSAGQVQAANESDHQVVLPPSADIVDEPGTAGMSACDKASSDDDVPEPPLAAEPPKEEPQPEMQLNFSAGQAQADDSDHQETPASVRVVDKSARKDGTAGIAGWDEESSDDEALGCNDEQPHDITKRKSALKKRWRKPVKARSLKSLMMS, from the exons ATGCGGATCCGCAGGTCCGCCTCCCGCCTGCTGGGCTctaccgccgccgctgctgcctccTCCTGCCCGAAGCCGGAGCCGCCCCGATTCGAGCTCCCCCGATTggagccgcccccgcccccgccgccagcCCCAGCCAACGAATCCGGCGCCGGGTCCGTGGGGCCCAAGACCTCCTCCTGCGGGGAGCCCTGCTGCGAGCTCAGCCGGTCGCCATGGGACCTCATGGCCCATCTCGACCTCTCGGATCCCCAG GTGGAGAAGCTCTTCGTGGAGACTTGCTTCATGAGTGTTTCCTGGCGAGGTAGCTGGCTCTTCCCATCAAGTATTACCATGCCTACTGGCTCCATCAAGGAGGAAGACTTGGCCGTAGATATGGTTGACGGGGTCATCTTGAAACTGCACAAAGCTGCGGAAAAGATGGAGAGCATGAAGAATCAGAGCAAGCACAAGACAAATAAGGGGCTCAAAGTGAAGAAAGGAGCGTGGACGTGCAGAAAGAATGACGGCAAGAGGTGGTGCTGCCGGCGGCCTGTGAGTGAGCCCAACTCCTACTGCTCGTACCACTCAGATCAGAAGCTCCCCGTCGGCGGCAAACCACGTAGGAAGAGGACAGACATCGACCTAGGCGAGGGGTTCTACTACTATGCGGGGTTCGGCCCCGGCACCAAGAGGCGCCGGACGTCAAGCAGCGACAGCGTGCCGGAACCTCCACTGCGTGCTGAACCACTGAAAGAGGAGGCACCAGACGAAATGCAACTTGATTTTAGTGCAGGTCAGGTACAGGCAGCGAATGAATCAGACCATCAAGTGGTGCTACCGCCATCAGCAGACATTGTCGACGAGCCTGGCACCGCTGGGATGTCGGCCTGTGACAAGGCGAGCAGTGATGATGACGTGCCGGAACCTCCACTGGCTGCTGAACCACCCAAAGAGGAGCCACAGCCCGAAATGCAACTAAATTTCAGTGCAGGTCAGGCACAAGCTGATGACTCAGACCATCAAGAAACACCGGCATCAGTACGTGTGGTCGACAAGTCTGCGCGCAAAGACGGCACCGCTGGGATCGCTGGCTGGGATGAGGAGAGCAGCGATGACGAAGCGCTTGGCTGCAATGACGAACAACCTCACGACATCACCAAGAGGAAGAGCGCTCTCAAGAAGAGGTGGAGGAAGCCTGTGAAAGCCCGGTCGCTCAAATCACTGATGATGTCGTAG